CGTCTGCGTGCACGTCTAGTACATAGCCTAAAGTGGGTTTGCTATCAACAACTACTCCAATTGAAATGGCGAAGTGCTTCTGTTGATGGACAAAGTTCATGGTTCCGTCTATTGGGTCGATAATCCAAACGGTGCCTGAGAGGTCCTTTGCTTGATCTGCTATTCCTTCTTCTCCAATGATATGGTCGTTAGGGAAATGCGATTGAATTTGGTCTACAAAATAGGTTTCGACTAATCGATCAATATCGGTCACCAGATCATTTGGGTTGGCTTTGGTTTCTACAGTAAAATCACCAAGCTTCTGCTTAATAAGCTGGCTTGCTTCGTTTAATGCTTTTTCGATAAACGCTTTATAGTCTTCCATTTCGTCCTCCTTATTCCATATGTGTCCACTCTTGAAATTGAGAGATCCATTTCTGTCGTTGGGTGCTTGATAATGTATGATCGGGGATTGTCATTAATAACTCGGATGGGTCAATAGCTTGTTCGGGCTGTGAGGCTGTGAGGTTGGTTAAGTACTGATAGCTTCCGACTCGTTTGCCAATTTCCTGCGCTTCTTTGGATAAGGCCCAGTCGACAAAGGTTTTGGCTTGTTCTGAGTTTTCAGCTGCTTGTGTGATGGCGACAGCACCGATTTCATACATCGTTGGTTCATTTGGATAGATGATAACTAATTCGTTATAGCCTTCATGTTTTAAGCGCATCGCGTCATGGGCAAACATAATCGTTGCTGCACTTTTTTTCGATCCAACCACACGTCCAGGCGCCATACCTGTTGAGGCATACTCCGACACGTTCGTATTAATATTTTCTACAACGGAACGAGTGCGTGATTCTCCATACAATTGATGAAGCATTGTTAATGTTAAGTACCCCGTTCCTGTAATACTCGGATCAGGTAAGGTAATCCAAGCCTTTGTATTCGACGCGTTGCAAATCTGTCCAAGCGTTTTGGTAGCTCCACGCCTTGTTCGAGGTGCCATTGTCGATTTGCTACTAGTGCTAACACACTGACATATACTCCTGTCCAGTTTCCTTCTGCATCATAATACAGTGGGTCAATTTCCTTTCGTTTATCCGATATATAAGGTGAAAGGAGTCCTTCCCGTTTTGCTTCTTCAAACAAAACGGAAGGACCACCATACCATACATCAATTTTTGTATCTCCTTTTTCGATTAGATCAAGGATTTTTCCGTTACTAAGCCGTTTAAAGACGACTTGAATGCCTGTGTCACGCTCAAATTGTTCAAATGCTTTAATCGCATGGGCATCGTCCATTCCTGCATAGATATAGAGAGTTTCTTTAGGATCTTGCACCTGACAGGAAGATAAAATAAGCATCATTAGTATACAAACATAGACTCTCCCTCTCACGATACCCTCCTCTCTCTATCATGAAGCAGGCACTACATGCAACGACTGCCTGGGAAAAGCGAACGGAGACCTCATCTCCTGCTGAATAGGTTTGCTTCCCACCGGGATCGGCAACGATGGCGTATAGTGAGACTCCACTATAATCAACCTCGTATTCCTGGATATGACCCATAAAAACACTTTTAGTCACTTTTGCTTTTTCCGTACCTTGCTCATCAATGATAATCGCTTCAGGACGAACCACAATGGAAACAGATTGTCCCTCTTTAAACTCTATTGCATTCTCTTGATAAACATCCAACTTGGAGTCCTTAGTCTGAACCGTTAGCTTTTCGTTGGTTGTACTTTCTACTTTACCATCTAAGAAATTTGCTGTTCCAATAAAATCAGAGACAAATTTAGATGTTGGTTGTTGATAGATCTCCATTGGTGTTCCAACCTGTTCGATCTTACCTGCATTCATGACAACAATTTGATCACTTAAGCTCATTGCCTCACTTTGATCATGCGTCACGTACACAGCTGTAATGCCAAGTTTTTTCTGAATTCGACGAATCTCATCTCTCATCGTAACTCGTAGCTTAGCATCCAGATTTGATAGTGGTTCATCAAATAATAACACACCTGGTTCCATAACCAATGCTCTTGCTAATGCAACACGTTGCTGCTGTCCTCCAGATAGCTTGTTTGGCATACGATTAGCATTGACATGTAGATTCATAATATCCATGATCGGAGTTACTCGTTTGTCTATTTCCTGCTTTGAAAGCTTCTTTAATCGTAGCCCATAACAAATGTTGTCATAAACAGTCATATGCGGAAACAAGGCATATGACTGGAACACCATCGTACAATCACGTTTATTAGCAGGAATTTGTTTAACGTTCTCATCTCCAAAGAAAATGTTTCCCTCTGACAGATCTTCAAAGCCTGCAATCATTCGTAGTGTTGTTGTTTTGCCGCAACCTGAAGGCCCAAGAAGTGTGGTGAATTGCCCTTCTTTTATATGAAGATTTATGTGATCAACCGCATGAGTCGATTTCCCTTGATCATCGGTGAATGTTTTCGTTACATTTTCTAGTTTAACGGATTTAGCCATCTCTTCTTCCTCCTTACAATGATATACTATCTTGCGCAACTTCTTTCACTTGACCTTTTTTTCCTTTGCGTTCAAAGGTCCAGCGTTTAGTGAAGAGATTTGTTAAGACATTCAGTACGAGCATCGCTGCAATCATTAAGATAATGAGTAGCGTACAATAGGCACTCGCTACACCAATTCTGCCTGATTCAACCTGAGCCAAGATAGAAGCTGTGATCAAGTTGTATTTAGCAGAGATTAAGAAAATAACAGCACTCATTGCAGTCATACTTTTTACAAATGTGTAGACAAGTGAGCTAAAGAATGCTGGACGGATAAGCGGAAGGACAATCGTGAAAAATGTTTTTGATCCGCTTGCTCCTAGATTTGTTGCTGCTTCCTCAATCGAAGGGTCAATCTGCTGAAGAGACGTTACACCTGAACGAATTCCAACAGGCATGGCACGAACGATAAAGGCTGCAATAATGATTAAGGCTGTTCCTGTAATCGCAAAAGGCGCCTGGTTGAAGGCTAGAATATATGAAATCCCAATAACTGTTCCTGGAATCGCAATTGACATCATACTTAGACCTTCCATTAAACGTTTGCCAGCAAAACGTTGGCGTACAATTAGATAGGCAAGCACCATCGCAAACAGTCCACCTATTGGGGTTGCAATTGCCGCTAATTTAAACGTATCAACTACAGCTTTCTGGCCAATTGAAAATACGTATTGATAGTGTTCCAGTGTAAAGCTATTGTTTACGCCCCATAGTTGAATAAAAGAACCAATTGGAACAAGCACATAGAATAGCGCGACCGTTGCAGAAATGAAGTAACAGATCGTAATCACAGCTAAACGAAAAGGTCCATCTGATACAAGTCTTCTAGCTGAAGTAGGTTTACCAGTAACCGTAACGTAGTTTTTCTTGCCTAACCAGAACTTCTGAATCGCGTATAGAATAACGGTTACAGATAATAAAAGCATGGCAAGCGCAGCACCCGACTGCATATTGTAGCTACCTACTGCTTGAAGGTAAATCTCTCTCGCAACCGTGTTATAATCTCCACCAATGGTCATTGGGTTTCCAAAGTCAGCCATTGATTGGATGAAAACTAGTAAGAATGCATTCCCAATTCCCGGTAAAGATAATGGCAAAGTCACTCGAGCAAATGTCTGCCACTTAGTTGAGCCAAGATTATCACTCGCTTCTTCAAGTGCCGGACTGATAGAACGAAGCAGACCTGATAACACGAGAAATGCGACTGGAAAGAAGGTTAACGTTTGGACTAAAATCAACCCGTGCAGCCCGTAGATATTAGCATTTTCCATTCCAAACAATGAGCTTGAGATGAAACCATTTCGACCAAATAATAAGATTGCAGATAAGGCAATAACAAATGGTGGTGAAATAATTGGTAGAATCGCAATGCCGTTAAACACCATCTTGAATGGAATTTTCACATAGGCAAAGACATACGCGAAAAAGTATGCAATGGCCGTAGATAATACCGACACGACACTCGCTAGTACAATTGAATTGATGAGGGAGCTCGAAAGCTGCCCTCCCGATAACACTCGTTGATATCCTGCAAATGAAAGTTCACTATTAGAGATAAAGCTCGCCAAGAAAATCTGTACGAGCGGATATGCAATAAAAACAATCAGGCAGGCCATAATTAGAACAATTAGGATAAGCCGCATTGGCTGTTTGAATAATTGTTGTCCTTTGGCTTTCACCTAAATCCCACCTTTCTCTTACTATTTAATAATGTCGCTTTCAAAGCGATCGATAATTTCTTGACGTCTATCCCCTGCTTCTAGTGGATCTGAGTCTACTAGAGTTAGCTCATCCAGTTTAACGGCCTTTTCTGGCTCTTCTGCATCTGGATGCGTTAGATTTTGGAAGTTATTCGTTGTTTTACCGACTTCCTGTGCACTTGGTGAAACAGACCAATCTATAAACTGCTCTGCAAGCTCTTCATTTTTTGACCCTTCAATAATGGCAGATGAGCCGATTTCAAAGCCTGTTCCTTCTTCAGGGAAAGAAAGTACAATATCTTCAAATCCTTCTTCCTGATACTTAATAATATCGTGAGCAAACAAGATGCCCGCTCCAGCTTCATTTAAACCAACCATTCTTCCTGGTGCTGATCCACTTGTTGTGTATTGTTGAATTTGCGGATGTAGCTCACTCAAATACTCAAAACCAGGATCGTCCCCACCTTTTGACTCAAGGATTGAGTATAAAGCTGTATATGCTGTTCCAGATGAACTTGGATGAGCCATTACGAGCTCATTTGTATATGCTGGATCTAGGAAATCATCCCAACTAGTTGGCGCTTCAAGTCCATTTTTATCAAGGAAGTTTTGATTTGTTGCAAAACCAATGACACCTACGTAGACTCCTGACCAATACCCTTCACTATCCTTATACTCATCTGGAATCACGTCCGCTTCAGGCGATTGATACGCGTGAAGTAAGCCTTCCTTTTGAGCCGCTACAAAGGTATCTGCTGGACCTCCGTACCAAATATCAGCTTGTGGATTGTTTTTCTCAGCTCGAACTTTTGCTAAAATCTCTCCTGCTGACATCCGAACCATATTAACATCTATACCTGTCTCTTCAGTGAATTTATCTATTGCCGCAACTGCGTGGTCTTCTTGGAACCCAACATAAACCGTTAATGTCCCTCCTGAATCAGCACCTTGTGAACAACCGCCCAACGCAATTAGTCCTGTTAAACCCCCAGCTAGTAACCAGTGTTTTTTCATGTGTATTTCCCCCTTGTCTTTATAGATAAAGCATAATTGTATGCGGTTACAAAAAGAAGACCAAATCTCTGCCGTTTCAATAGGCGAAGATTTGGTCTTCTAAAAAAATGTGATTATTGCAGCAACCATCCGAGTAATGTGCCGATTAGCTGCAGATCCGTATCACCAAATGTTGTGCGTGTATAACCTAGCTCTGTTAAAAAAGGCAGCAGAAGCAATGGTAGTAACGAGATCAGCAAACCATGAACCGGACCAATTACCAAAAGCGCACGTATTCCGCGCAAACGATAGGCAATCACTCCCGCGGCTCCACCTGAGAAAAAGTGTGGAATCACACCAGGAATGATCACTGTATACTGAATCTGCAGCATCACTAGCATCGCGACAATACCCGCACCAAAACTTAACAAAAAGCCAACAATGGCAGCAAGTGGCGCATAGGGGAAAAGCACTGGTGCATCAATAGCTGGGATCGAGCCTTTGATCCATTTACGAGAAATCCCTTCAAATGCAGGAACAATTTCTGAGACCATCATGCGCACTCCATTGATAATGCTGTACATACCCGCAGTGAACCATAAGGATTGAATGATTGCGTACACAAAAAATGGCTGATTGCCAAACAGACTGGTCATACCCTCTTGAAAAGAGAAGAGTGCCGCCCCAAAGAAAAGAGCAAACGAAAACAAACAAATCACTAGAATATGGTCCTGCATAAGTGGTTCAAACCGACGCAAAAATGCAGGAAATTGATAGGTCTGCTCTCTCTTTTTAAATAACGCCTTACTCAGAAACCCAGAGAGAAAGTAGCCAACACTATTAAAATGGCCAATCGCCATGCGATCATCTCCCGTAACGCTCCGAACGTAAGGCTGAATCAAGGCCGGCGCAAAGGTCATTGCTAATGCTAAAACTGAACCTCCGATCAAAAACTGCCATGACCCAAGATACGTTGGTTGCAAAACAGCTACGATCACAGCCCCCATAAATAAGACCTGATGACCCGATAGAAAAATATATTTAAAAGGGGTAAACCTAGCAAGTAATAGATGCATCACTAACGCAATCGTGACAGTGATCGCAACTTCTCGACCAAAGTTAATTTGAACCAACGCCATGACTGCTTCATTATGGGGAATAAATCCAATAATTTGAAAGCGATCCTGCACCAATACGGCCAGGTTAGACAATGAGACACCCGCAGCCGATGCACCAATTTGTAGCAAGGCTGTCCCGACCATCACTTTAATTGTTCCACTAAGCGTACGATAAAAACTAGCACGTGCGAGTAGAAACCCAATAAAAGCCGCTAGCCCTAGCAGCAGTGTCGGTTCCCCAATGATTTGACCACCAAAAAATTCAAACTGACTCATCGAGAATTCCGCCAAGCCTTGAATGGTATGTGAATCTGCCAATCTTTCTTCTACATGGTGCTTGTCCGCCACATACGTTAAACTAAGCACCTCAGTCCCTCTATCAAGCAATTGCTCTACAACCTGGCGCGCACCAATGATGAGATCTGCTTGAGTAAAGGAGGCACTCCCTACATCTGTTTGTTCAATCCAAACATCATGAATGCCCCAATCCTCCAACAGCCTAGACACTTGAATTTTCAGCATCAGACTGGTGCCAAGCCCACCAGAACAAACCACAAGTATTTTACGCATCATGATCATCCTCCTCAAAGACACGCATCCAATCCCAGACGCTCTCTTTGCTTGATTCTTCTTGAAGCCATTTCACCTTTTCCTCTGAATGAATGGTCTCAAGTATCATCTCAACAACCTTGCTGTGCTGCGATTGATCAACAGGAGCTAATAAAATCACCCACCAGACAAAGTCATCTGAGCTTCCAAACTGAATCGGTTCTTCTAATGTCATTATAGCAAACCCACAGCCCTTAACGGACGAACTTCGTAGATGCGGAAAAGCAATGCCAGGAGCGATAATATAGGAATGATGACCCGACTCGACTTCTCGAATTAACTCCTCCCCATAACCCGAACGAACAAACTGATTCCGCTCAAGACTCGTGTGCAAGGCTTGAATACAACTGCGCCAATCTCTTCCTGATTCCTGAAGAAAAATACAATCAATGGCTGTTAATGATGTCACGCGACCAATCCTCTTCCTGCTCCCTGTAAAAAACCGATATAAATCCTGATAGAGAGCACGAGGCTTTTCAAGAGTTGTATGAGACGTCACAAGATCAAAAACAGATTGTACCGTGTCAATCACATCTAAATCTGTCTTAACTTGTGTCGCTTGCACACCTAAGCGTTCCTCTAGTATTTTCTGCTCCTTAAGATTTACAAGCGGAGACACTTTAATCCAATCAACCTGCATGCGTGTGGTAAAAGGAATGGTCGTAATCAATAAATCAACCTCAGCTTGATTCAATTGATGCGCTTGTTGCACAGAAAATTGTCCCACCACCACAACCTGTGGGAACAACCGCCGAATCGCCCCTTCAAGCATCATCGACGTGCCAACTCCAGAACTGCACACAATCGCCACTCTCCTAACCGGCAGCTGAGGCTTGTGCACTAATGCAGCGCAAAGATGAATGGCCAGAAACCCTATCTCATGCTTACTCATCTTACTTAATCCCCACTCAGGCGAGCTCTGAATGAAGGACTGCAGTTGATCCAAATAAACCCCATATTCCTGCTCCAGCTGAGAATAGAAGGAATTTTCAATAGCTGTACCATATTTCAAACGATAGAACGCCGATTTCAAATGAATTGACAGACCCGAAATGACATCCTCTCTTCTGATGAGCCTCGTTTGATTCTCTTGCTCAAATCGAGTGACAATAGCCCGAGCCGTTTGTTCATTTGAATAAGATATTTGATTGGAGTGACTTAATCGTCTGGCTCCTAACACATGCATGGTAATATACGATAACTCATTTAAAAAAGCCTCTGAACTCTCATCCAATCCCAAAATCCTCGCAAACTCAACTCTCGCTTGCCCATAAGAATCCTGCTCCAATACACGAAGCTCATCATCACTCGTTAACTCAATGAAATGCCCCATACGAACCCGACTCACCTGTGCTAATCCATTCAAAAACAACTCATATTTACTATCATCAACAAAATAACTTTCACCAACAGACTCAATCAAATGAATCAACCGAACCAAATCCGTACCCCACAACTCACAAGACTGAAGCAAGCTATCTGTCGGCAAATGAATGTCTTCCTCACTCACAAACATCGGAAACACATCCTGCTCCGGCAAAATCTCCCGTAACAAATCAACAAACAGCATCCGTTTATGCCGCTCACTTCCCTGCAAAAAAAGCCTCCTACTTTCCCTCACCAGAACTAGCTCATAATCTGCCAGCTGCTGCTTCATCCGATTCAAATCATTCTGCAACGTACTCTGGCTAATCTGATACTCTTCCTGTAACTCCTCAATCGGAAGAAATTCCTGTACCAACAGCCTTTTCTGCGTATCCAACCAACGCTGATTTGCACTCAAAAAATCCTGACTTTCATGAAGCGCTTTCAAAAGATTCTGCTCCTGCTCCCGTGTCACCACAAGCCGCGCTCCCCGCTTCCGATTGCGCTCCAACGTCAAATCCGCCCCAACCTCAAGCAGCCACTCCTCAATCTCAAGCAAATCCTGCCGAATCGTCCGAGGTGACAACTGATACACTTCCTTAATCGTACCAAGCGAAACAAAATCCCGCTCACTCATTAACCGCTCAAGTAACTCCTTTTGTCTAACTGAAAGCAATCCGTTCTCCTCCTACAACAATCCAATGCGTGCGTGTTATTTGTTTATTAACATATACAATTTTGAGGAGGAGGGCAAGGGGGGAGTCGTTGTAAGAATATCAAGTACTTATTTAATTAGATTATCTAATGTGAACGTAATTGGGTGATTGATCGTGGTTTGAAGAGACAGAGTGCGTTACCAAGAGGAATGGATGAAGCATCAAGGTAGAATGGGGTATTATCCAGAGGTAGCAGGCTTCTCCAAGAGAGTTTGAGTAGTTATCAAGAAGTAAAGGCAGTTTAGTAAGTGAGGTTGATCATTATTAAGACGCTTTGTGACTATATCAAGAGCGGCTCGTTCTTAGTAAAAGGATTTGGGGCCTTACCAAGAGCTTCCAGCTCTTCTAGCAAGATGGAGCGGGACCACGCCACCATTTCAAACATCAGCCCTCTTAAACCCGAAAAAAAGACCCCAAAAAGGAGGGCAGTCGTTCATCACGTCACAAGTGTACTAAGAATATCAAGCACTTCTTCCATCGTTTCATGAGAAACTTCTTCTACCACTTTAATATTGTTCCTACGCGAACGAATATCGAGGCTTTTAATATGATGAACAAGAACCACGCCACTAGTGTCCAAATGATTTGGAAGCTCCACTTCAAATGCATTCCCTCGGATTGTATTTGTGATCGGACATACCAAGGCAAACGGTGTTACAGTATTAAAAGCCTCCGGTGATATCACTAAAGCTGGTCGAAAGCCAGCTTGTTCATGACCACTCTGAGGATCAAAGCTAATCTTAATTATATCTCCACGCTTTAATACCATTACCACAATTCCTCCCCTTCAGGGCGACCCCAATCAATCTCTTTATGTTCTTTTTCTGGGTCGTACTTACTTAGAAGTTCATCTAAAGTTTGTTTTTTCCTAGCCTTCTTAATTACGATGGTTCCATTTATGAGTTCCATATCAAGTTTGCTTCCGTTTTCAATACCTAGCATTTTTTTGTATGAAGCAGGAATGCGCACTCCTGAGCTATTGCCCCATTTTTGGAGAACTGTTGATTCCTTTAATGTACTATCTGAAATTCGTCCATGAACAGCTCGCATGTTATCCTCTCCTTTGGATCTTTTCTTCATGGTATCAAACACCTCCCTTGATGTATATCTTTATGTATATACATTATGAAGGATATCCAGAATTCGTTCGGAACATTACTGTTTTAAAAAATCAATTGAATATTTTTTTGAACCATTGATATTCCACTCTATTGTTAGCTTGATATTTTGATTTCACGGAATTCTCTTTGAACCCTTGTTGGAAATCGTTTAAAGTACTTTGGATAGATTGATACTTGTGTAAACCTTCTATACTTCTAACATACCCAATCTGACCAAGTGTTTTAATTATCTTAGACTTAAAATCTATAAATTCTTCAAAACTTGAAAAATCACAATCTAATATACTTATGTAATTACGATTTATTTGCTGATGTATAGAGTTTGGGGCGAGTTGTTTATTATCTTTTAAAATAATTCCAGTAATTTTTTTATGGGAGTGGTTATAAAATTGGTTAATCTTTTCAGGGTGGATAGTTAGCTTGGTGCCGAAAAGCGATACTCTTTACTTTATTAATAAATGATGAGGTGATTTTTCGATTGGAGGAGAAGGTTAAGTCATCAACATAAACACTAAATTTCATATTTTTCATTTGTGTTAAACGATTAAGCCCATTAAAAAGATCAAAATAAACAAGATAACTCAGAATTGAGCTAGTAGGAAAACCTTGAGGTAACCTTCTTATTTTCTTTTCATCTTTTTTTTCTTCAACATCTTCATGTGTAACAAGCATAGTCACTATTTTAGCAACATCCACACTCATCTTAAGCTTATCTTTAAAGAACTTATATACATACACCTCAGAAGTTGAAGGAAAAAAGTTCTTCAAATCCATGGTGCAAACATATGGCTTATTATCATGATAACGTGCATTACTCAAAGCATTTCTTTTCTTTAAACCAGAATGTAGATAATCAGGAAAGTCTATATTTTGAAGGAAAAGGTTGATCTTACGTAGAATTTTTTTGTATGGTTTTGAGGGATTTAATATGACTCGTGTCTTACCTGCTTTTTCGATGGTAAATCTATAGCACATAAGATTTTTATCCAGATGTTTAAAAAATTTCGGATCTCTTATTCCAAGAATAGTTGCCAATCTTCTTTTACTCTTTAATTGATAAAAAGCATGAGCCTCTGATATTTTCAAAGAAACCACCCTTAGAAATTGATATAAAAGATTAGAGATCATATCATAAATTTTAGACATGAACCATGAAACATTGTTAATAACAACATCAAGCAGTCTAGAGAGAAGATTACGAATGAAAATATCTAATACATATCTTATCCATACATTCTTTGATTTTTTTCGACCATGCTTCTCTTTCCTACTTGGCCTTGCTTCATGATAATGGTTCCGGTCTCTACCAACGGACTTTTTATCCATAGGCTAGTTCCTCCTTCCTAACTATGTAGGGCTCGAATATGAACCCCCTCTGCTTAATTGTTAGTGGATTGAAACTAATTGGGTAACCATTTATCTCTAATCTTCGTAGCTCTGCGTATACCGTATCTAATTGCAGAGTATATTTGAATGAATAGAAAATTTGTTCCTAACTCTATTAGCAATTCATCCACTGGTAAGTAAATGGTTACTTTAAGCTGGTAATAAGCTTCATTGTGTGATGCCTAGAGTATTATTACGTTACGGGATTACTCACAGGTATTCACTTGTTCACCAAAGAGTTGCGATACTCAGTCGATACGTGCTTGAGAGAGTTACCTTCGAACAGTTCACCTCGCTTACCCAAACGATAAGCTAAAATTTCGCAGAATTTTCCCAATTCATGACCGTATATACATACTACCTAAATCTGTATGTATTTTCAAGTATTTAGGCATTAAAAAAGGAGGACCAAAATGGCCCTCCAATCCTCAACTCCCCATCAACTTCGCCGACACAACATCAAAGTAATCAAGTTTCGACAGTCGCTTCTGATCTCCAACCACAATAAGATTCTTCTTTGCTCTAGTAATAGCTACGTTAATTAAATTCGGTTTCTGCACGATCCAATTAGCAGCTCCTAGTTTGTTTCGATCTGTTCCTATTACAAATATGACTGTATCAGCTTCTTTTCCTTGGAAAGTGTGAACAGTCCCGACATGGTTGTAGATCCAGAGGTTAATCTCTTTGGTTATGCGGCCAGTTGATTCACCATACTTTTTGTTATTTCTTTTAATTTTCCTTATTAATTCATCTTTTACTGCTTTAAATGGGGTTATGATGTATAAGCTCGGAAGCGGATCTTCAATACTAACTACAGCAAATGCCTCATCAACCAGTTTTAAAACTGCCTTTCCTTCTTCAGGAACATAATTACTCCCATTTGTTTTGCCTATCACATCAATCCATCTACTTTTATCTGAACTTTTTACATTCGCTAGTACCATTTTATTTCTATACGCTATTTCATTCGCCATTGTAAACATCGGGTCTGCACACCGTCTGTGCACCCATAGTGGGATCCCAATCCACTTTTTATCAATATAGGTACCTATTGAATTAGCAGAGTCGGCCACAGATTGCACGGAACTTTCCATAGATAAATAGTGTTCGTTTACACCAAAATAGTGTGCAATATCTCTTATTAATGTTTCTGGCATGGTGATAACTGGTTCAATTTGCAAGGGATCGCCTACCGCAACCACATGTTTTGACCTGTACAACAACCCAACTGCCGCTTGTGGTAAAGCTTGTCCGGCCTCATCGATATAGGAATAGCCTATTTCCTCCGCATCGATATATTTAAACATATTCGAGACAGACGCAAATGTAGTAGAAATGACAGGTACCACTAGAAATAAAGTCTGCCAAGCAGCCTTCAGAAATTCTCGGTCTTCTTCAAAGTCACAATTGTATTTGTTATCATTAAAGAAAACATTTAAGTTACTCATCACTTGGTACTTCGACAAATACAAAAAGACTTTGTGTACTTTCATGGATTGAAGAAACAACTTTGATCGTAAATGATTTAATTCAGGAGAGAGCCACGGAACTTGTTTTTGCCTCGTTTCATAATTCCCTTCCCAATAATCTTCGTCAGGAATGGTCACGCCATCAGTTAAAAGGTTGTTAAAAATCTGGTTCATGTATGCAGCACTTTGCTTCAGCTTTTCCACTTGTTGCTGAAGCTCTTTGTCTTTTGCCTCATTAACCGAGAGTTCCTCTTTTTTTCTAAATCGCTCTTTTTTGATCTCGTACAACTGAGTTTTGTGCTCATCCGCTTCCTTTTTTTGCTGGCGCTTTTTAGAACTTGCCCACCAAAATACTGATGGCGAGATTAAAGATATTAGCTCCTCTATATCGTTCTGCTTGTTTTCTAAATCAGCAATATCAACTTGAAGCTTTTTGATTAAATGCTCATTTTCTTTCTGATCTTCAAGCAACTCTTGTAGCTGCCTTTTAGTTTTATTCCAGTCTGGAAGCAATCGTGCAGCTTCTTTTAATTCCTCACGCTTTTTCTCGATTTTATCTTCGAGGTCTCTCATCTCCCTTTTGGTTTTATCCCAATCATCAAGGGAATAGGAAAGATCGTTATTCCAAAAATAATTATCTATCGTTTGATGCTCCTTACTATATCGAAACTGCTGATAGAAATCTTGCCTACGTTTTGAACTACCAAGAGGCGCAGAAAACAGTCCCCACGAAGCTGGCTCACCAACACCAGTATCCTCTTTTCCCATAACAGCATCTGCTAATCTTGGAAAATAATCTAGCTCTTCAGCCCATTTAAC
The nucleotide sequence above comes from Alkalicoccobacillus plakortidis. Encoded proteins:
- a CDS encoding substrate-binding domain-containing protein, whose translation is MAPRTRRGATKTLGQICNASNTKAWITLPDPSITGTGYLTLTMLHQLYGESRTRSVVENINTNVSEYASTGMAPGRVVGSKKSAATIMFAHDAMRLKHEGYNELVIIYPNEPTMYEIGAVAITQAAENSEQAKTFVDWALSKEAQEIGKRVGSYQYLTNLTASQPEQAIDPSELLMTIPDHTLSSTQRQKWISQFQEWTHME
- a CDS encoding ABC transporter ATP-binding protein; amino-acid sequence: MAKSVKLENVTKTFTDDQGKSTHAVDHINLHIKEGQFTTLLGPSGCGKTTTLRMIAGFEDLSEGNIFFGDENVKQIPANKRDCTMVFQSYALFPHMTVYDNICYGLRLKKLSKQEIDKRVTPIMDIMNLHVNANRMPNKLSGGQQQRVALARALVMEPGVLLFDEPLSNLDAKLRVTMRDEIRRIQKKLGITAVYVTHDQSEAMSLSDQIVVMNAGKIEQVGTPMEIYQQPTSKFVSDFIGTANFLDGKVESTTNEKLTVQTKDSKLDVYQENAIEFKEGQSVSIVVRPEAIIIDEQGTEKAKVTKSVFMGHIQEYEVDYSGVSLYAIVADPGGKQTYSAGDEVSVRFSQAVVACSACFMIERGGYRERESLCLYTNDAYFIFLSGARS
- a CDS encoding ABC transporter permease, whose amino-acid sequence is MKAKGQQLFKQPMRLILIVLIMACLIVFIAYPLVQIFLASFISNSELSFAGYQRVLSGGQLSSSLINSIVLASVVSVLSTAIAYFFAYVFAYVKIPFKMVFNGIAILPIISPPFVIALSAILLFGRNGFISSSLFGMENANIYGLHGLILVQTLTFFPVAFLVLSGLLRSISPALEEASDNLGSTKWQTFARVTLPLSLPGIGNAFLLVFIQSMADFGNPMTIGGDYNTVAREIYLQAVGSYNMQSGAALAMLLLSVTVILYAIQKFWLGKKNYVTVTGKPTSARRLVSDGPFRLAVITICYFISATVALFYVLVPIGSFIQLWGVNNSFTLEHYQYVFSIGQKAVVDTFKLAAIATPIGGLFAMVLAYLIVRQRFAGKRLMEGLSMMSIAIPGTVIGISYILAFNQAPFAITGTALIIIAAFIVRAMPVGIRSGVTSLQQIDPSIEEAATNLGASGSKTFFTIVLPLIRPAFFSSLVYTFVKSMTAMSAVIFLISAKYNLITASILAQVESGRIGVASAYCTLLIILMIAAMLVLNVLTNLFTKRWTFERKGKKGQVKEVAQDSISL
- a CDS encoding ABC transporter substrate-binding protein, with product MKKHWLLAGGLTGLIALGGCSQGADSGGTLTVYVGFQEDHAVAAIDKFTEETGIDVNMVRMSAGEILAKVRAEKNNPQADIWYGGPADTFVAAQKEGLLHAYQSPEADVIPDEYKDSEGYWSGVYVGVIGFATNQNFLDKNGLEAPTSWDDFLDPAYTNELVMAHPSSSGTAYTALYSILESKGGDDPGFEYLSELHPQIQQYTTSGSAPGRMVGLNEAGAGILFAHDIIKYQEEGFEDIVLSFPEEGTGFEIGSSAIIEGSKNEELAEQFIDWSVSPSAQEVGKTTNNFQNLTHPDAEEPEKAVKLDELTLVDSDPLEAGDRRQEIIDRFESDIIK
- a CDS encoding PTS transporter subunit IIC, whose amino-acid sequence is MMRKILVVCSGGLGTSLMLKIQVSRLLEDWGIHDVWIEQTDVGSASFTQADLIIGARQVVEQLLDRGTEVLSLTYVADKHHVEERLADSHTIQGLAEFSMSQFEFFGGQIIGEPTLLLGLAAFIGFLLARASFYRTLSGTIKVMVGTALLQIGASAAGVSLSNLAVLVQDRFQIIGFIPHNEAVMALVQINFGREVAITVTIALVMHLLLARFTPFKYIFLSGHQVLFMGAVIVAVLQPTYLGSWQFLIGGSVLALAMTFAPALIQPYVRSVTGDDRMAIGHFNSVGYFLSGFLSKALFKKREQTYQFPAFLRRFEPLMQDHILVICLFSFALFFGAALFSFQEGMTSLFGNQPFFVYAIIQSLWFTAGMYSIINGVRMMVSEIVPAFEGISRKWIKGSIPAIDAPVLFPYAPLAAIVGFLLSFGAGIVAMLVMLQIQYTVIIPGVIPHFFSGGAAGVIAYRLRGIRALLVIGPVHGLLISLLPLLLLPFLTELGYTRTTFGDTDLQLIGTLLGWLLQ